From the Malus domestica chromosome 17, GDT2T_hap1 genome, one window contains:
- the LOC103405206 gene encoding mitogen-activated protein kinase kinase 5 gives MRPIQSPPGTNLAPAAPPPRQVTNQRRRRHDLTLPLPQRDTSLAVPLPLPPPGPSSAQSSSAHSAAQQLINFSELERSNRIGSGAGGTVYKVIHRPTGRLYALKVIYGNHEIETLRQICREIEILRDVDNPNVVKCHDLSDHNGEIQVLLEYMDGGSLEGQHIGNERALSDLARQILSGLAYLHRRKIVHRDIKPSNLLINARKQVKIADFGVSRVLAQTMDPCNSSVGTIAYMSPERINTDLNHGQYDGYAGDIWSLGVSILEFYMGRFPFSVGRQGDWATLMWAICMSAPPEAPATASSEFRHFISCCLQREPSKRLSAAQLLQHPFISGNGGGQAQQPHQNLRHLLPPPRPLSS, from the coding sequence ATGAGGCCGATTCAATCGCCGCCCGGAACGAACCTAGCACCAGCAGCACCACCACCGAGACAAGTAACCAACCAGAGACGACGTCGTCACGACCTAACCCTACCCCTCCCTCAGCGGGACACATCGCTTGCTGTACCGCTCCCTCTCCCTCCGCCCGGCCCCAGCTCGGCCCAGTCCTCCTCCGCCCACAGCGCGGCCCAGCAGCTTATCAACTTCTCCGAGCTCGAGCGCTCCAACCGCATCGGGAGCGGAGCCGGAGGCACCGTCTACAAGGTCATCCACCGCCCCACGGGTCGTCTTTACGCGCTCAAGGTGATTTACGGCAACCACGAGATCGAAACCCTCCGCCAGATCTGCCGCGAGATCGAAATCCTGCGCGACGTCGATAACCCCAACGTCGTCAAGTGCCACGACTTGTCCGACCACAACGGCGAGATCCAGGTCCTGCTCGAGTACATGGACGGCGGGTCGCTGGAGGGCCAGCACATCGGGAACGAGAGGGCCCTCTCCGATTTGGCCAGGCAAATCCTCAGCGGCCTCGCCTACCTCCACCGGCGGAAGATCGTGCATCGCGATATCAAACCCTCGAATCTTCTGATCAACGCGAGGAAACAGGTCAAGATCGCCGATTTCGGAGTGAGTCGAGTTCTGGCTCAGACCATGGACCCCTGCAATTCCTCAGTCGGGACCATCGCTTACATGAGTCCGGAGAGGATCAACACCGATCTCAATCACGGCCAGTACGACGGCTACGCCGGCGATATATGGAGCCTTGGGGTCAGCATATTGGAATTTTACATGGGCCGGTTTCCGTTCTCGGTGGGGCGGCAAGGCGATTGGGCGACCTTAATGTGGGCTATTTGTATGTCTGCTCCGCCTGAAGCTCCGGCCACTGCTTCCAGTGAGTTCAGGCATTTCATTTCTTGCTGCCTGCAGAGAGAGCCCTCGAAGAGACTGTCGGCGGCGCAGTTGTTGCAGCACCCGTTTATCTCCGGCAATGGTGGCGGTCAGGCTCAGCAACCCCATCAGAATCTTCGCCATCTGCTGCCGCCACCGAGGCCTCTTTCTTCTTAG
- the LOC103417232 gene encoding (R)-mandelonitrile lyase-like, whose protein sequence is MALSSSLLNSLSLSSSFPLSLSLSLSLSLSFFLSSQRNTEKIISPPRNGGKIITMGRPISFCLLLHSAFLFVFLNAIVADARTRSSHRPHQEPSYLKFVVNATDFPTEDYYDYIIVGGGTAGCPLAATLSSRFRVLLLERGGVAYGNRNLMTREGFLATLMDVNSFDSPTQAFTSEEGVANVRGRILGGSSAINAGFYSRADQDFYTKTSVDWDPRMVNESYEWVERAIVFRPELRTWQSAVRDGLLEAGVDPYNGFDLEHAVGTKIGGSTFDTSGRRHSAADLLKYANPLNIKVVTHASVERILLASTMPSPASRQSAAGVVFRDRVGRYHHAVLREHGEVILSAGAIGSPQLLLLSGIGPRPYLSSWGIPVAHHLPYVGQYLYDNPRNGISIVPPFPLEHSLIQVVGITESGAYIEAASNVIPFASPAMSVFIRTPSAPLYLTVATLMEKTIGPASAGSLRLASTNVRVNPIVRFNYFSNPVDVHRCVNGTRKIGDILKTRSMEDFKFQGWFGRKDFRFVGPALPVDQSNYELMADFCRRTVSTIWHYHGGCILGKVVDGDFRVIGTDALKVVDGSTLGISPGTNPQATLMMLGRYVGLRIMKDRKEYKMID, encoded by the exons ATGGCACTGTCTTCCTCTCTGCTAAacagtctttctctctctagctccttccctctctctctctctctctctctctctctctctctctctttctttctttcttctcaaagaAACACCGAGAAAATTATCTCTCCTCCAAGAAACGGCGGGAAAATCATAACGATGGGGAGGCCCATTTCGTTCTGTCTTCTTCTGCACTCGGCGTTCTTGTTCGTGTTTCTCAACGCCATTGTCGCCGACGCGCGGACGCGCAGCTCGCACCGCCCTCATCAGG AGCCTAGTTACCTCAAATTTGTTGTCAACGCCACCGATTTTCCAACAGAAGATTATTACGACTACATTATTGTAGGAGGTGGCACTGCTGGGTGCCCCTTGGCTGCGACATTATCATCTAGATTCCGAGTGCTCCTGCTCGAACGGGGTGGGGTTGCTTATGGAAATCGAAACTTGATGACCAGAGAAGGTTTCTTGGCCACACTCATGGATGTCAACTCCTTTGACTCACCTACTCAAGCCTTCACTTCTGAAGAAGGGGTCGCAAATGTCCGAGGCCGCATTCTTGGAGGCAGCAGTGCCATAAATGCTGGTTTCTACAGCCGTGCAGATCAGGACTTTTACACCAAAACCAGTGTCGATTGGGATCCCCGAATGGTGAATGAGTCGTACGAGTGGGTTGAAAGGGCAATTGTGTTTAGGCCGGAGCTGAGGACTTGGCAATCGGCAGTACGAGATGGGTTATTGGAAGCTGGTGTTGATCCCTACAACGGGTTCGATTTGGAACATGCGGTGGGGACCAAGATTGGTGGTTCGACATTTGACACTTCGGGAAGGAGACACAGTGCCGCAGATCTTCTCAAGTATGCAAATCCACTTAACATCAAAGTTGTGACTCATGCAAGTGTGGAGAGGATTCTGTTGGCTTCAACTATGCCGTCTCCAGCATCAAGGCAGTCTGCAGCGGGTGTTGTTTTTCGTGACAGAGTCGGGAGGTATCACCACGCTGTATTACGTGAACATGGTGAGGTTATTCTATCAGCTGGTGCCATCGGAAGTCCACAGCTGCTTCTGCTGAGTGGTATTGGCCCAAGGCCTTATCTTTCGTCATGGGGGATTCCAGTGGCTCATCATCTTCCTTATGTTGGGCAATATCTCTATGATAACCCAAGAAATGGCATCTCAATTGTGCCACCATTTCCACTGGAGCACTCACTGATACAAGTTGTGGGAATTACTGAATCAGGAGCTTACATTGAAGCAGCCTCCAATGTTATCCCTTTTGCATCACCTGCAATGTCTGTGTTCATTCGGACACCATCCGCACCTCTCTACCTCACTGTGGCAACCCTCATGGAGAAGACCATTGGGCCAGCCTCAGCTGGTTCTCTGAGGTTGGCTTCAACAAATGTCAGGGTGAACCCAATTGTTCGATTCAACTACTTCAGCAACCCGGTGGATGTGCACAGGTGTGTGAATGGGACGCGCAAGATTGGTGATATACTCAAGACCAGGTCTATGGAGGATTTCAAGTTCCAGGGCTGGTTTGGGAGAAAAGACTTTAGGTTTGTGGGACCTGCATTGCCTGTAGACCAATCGAACTATGAGCTGATGGCAGATTTCTGTCGCCGCACTGTTAGCACCATATGGCATTACCATGGGGGCTGCATTTTGGGGAAGGTGGTTGATGGTGATTTCCGGGTCATTGGTACTGATGCTCTTAAAGTTGTCGATGGATCAACATTAGGTATATCACCTGGGACAAATCCTCAGGCTACTCTTATGATGCTTGGGAG ATACGTTGGGCTGAGGATAATGAAAGACCGAAAGGAATATAAGATGATCGACTGA
- the LOC103405304 gene encoding uncharacterized protein has translation MEEEAYSWIRRTKFSHWFDSSILAALSLALQNVQIAGLKSSPALTEVAEAEATHLKQKSSPSNSKIQRNSIHMPVRRNLLTNKQRSLSSVPQIHISDVFKEAKSDTKRFSTPHLKRKGLGRLFSKDLQSKSSNSMNTNPLRHLASMKVNDKTKSRKKSPWAKYFDHVGGRVNVVDAANEFYVDLSKLFLGLKFAHGAHSRLYHGIYNDEAVAVKIIRVQEDDEGGVLAARLEKQFNREVTL, from the coding sequence ATGGAGGAAGAGGCGTATTCTTGGATTCGGAGAACAAAATTTTCTCATTGGTTTGATTCTTCAATATTGGCGGCCCTTTCGTTAGCCCTGCAGAACGTCCAGATTGCTGGATTAAAGTCAAGTCCTGCACTAACAGAGGTGGCAGAAGCGGAAGCAACTCATTTGAAGCAGAAATCAAGTCCTAGTAATTCAAAGATTCAGAGGAATTCTATTCATATGCCGGTTAGGCGAAATCTTCTTACCAATAAGCAGAGATCTTTGTCCTCTGTGCCTCAGATCCACATCTCCGATGTGTTTAAGGAAGCCAAGTCTGATACGAAGAGGTTTTCGACACCACATCTTAAGAGAAAGGGGTTGGGAAGGTTGTTCAGTAAGGATTTGCAGAGTAAGTCATCGAATTCGATGAATACGAACCCCCTCAGGCACTTGGCTTCTATGAAAGTCAATGACAAGACGAAGAGCCGGAAGAAGTCGCCTTGGGCCAAGTACTTTGATCATGTTGGCGGGAGAGTCAATGTCGTGGACGCTGCTAATGAATTTTACGTTGATTTGTCGAAGCTGTTTCTTGGGCTTAAATTTGCTCATGGGGCGCATAGCAGGCTTTACCATGGTATCTACAATGACGAAGCTGTTGCTGTTAAGATTATCAGGGTGCAGGAGGATGACGAAGGTGGGGTTTTGGCAGCTCGATTGGAGAAACAGTTCAATAGAGAAGTCACTCTTTGA